CACAGGATTCACCGTCGATGGAGGCGATGGATTTAATGGAGGAAGAGTTCGATGAGCCGGTGGAGAATGCGCGAGTGATGATTCAGGATGTTTCCATCACCGAGGCACTTCAGTATAAAGAAGACCTGGAGGCGATTGAAGGAGTCAGCGGCGTCACATGGCTCGACGATGTGGTTGATTTAAAAGTTCCATTGGAAATGGCAGATGCCGATATGACGGACTCCTACTATAAAGATAACGCCGCTTTGTTTTCGTTGAACATCGCGGAAGGATTTGAAGTAGATGCGACCGATGCGATTTATGAGTTGATCGGAGAGGATAATGCGGTTGCAGGGGAAGCTGTCAATACCGCGACATCCCAGAAAATGACCGGTAGTGAATCAGCCTACGCGGCGGCTCTGCTCGTTCCGATCATCATTCTTATTCTCGTGCTGTCGACGACGTCATGGATGGAGCCTGTCTTCTTCCTGGTGGCGATCGGCGTATCGGTTCTGATTAATTTAGGCACGAATATCTTCCTTGGTGAAGTATCATTCGTTACTCAGTCGGTGGCACCGATTCTGCAGCTTGCTGTATCCCTGGATTATGCCATCTTCCTGCTGCACAGTTTCTCCGATTACCGCAAGCAGGTGGAAGATCCGAAAGAAGCCATGCAGTTGGCCATGAAACGTTCGTTCCCCGCAATCATTGCCAGTGCTTCCACGACGTTCTTCGGATTCACTGCCCTTACATTCATGGATTTCGGAATCGGTTCCGACCTCGGTCTGAACCTTTTGAAAGGGATATTGCTCAGCTTCATCAGCGTCATGATCTTCCTTCCGGCTCTTACGCTTATGTTCTATAAGTGGATCGACCGGACCAAGCATAGAGCGTTCATTCCTGATTTCAAGAATGTCGGGCGCCGAGTCATGAAGTTCAAGGTTCCCAGTCTGATTCTTGTCGTCCTGCTTATTGTCCCGGCATACCTTGCGCAAGGGCAAACGAGCTTCATCTACGGAACGGGGGAGCAGCCTGATAATACGAGAGCAGGCCAGGATGTCGAAGCGATTCAACAGGAGTTCGGCAAGAATATGCCGATGGTGCTTCTCGTCCCGCGTGGAGACAGGGCTAAAGAAGAGCAGATTGTTCAGGAATTGGAGGATATGGAAGGTATTTCGAGCGTGATGTCTTACGTGAATATCGTAAGCCCGGCCATTCCGCCTGAATTTTTGGATGAATCGATGACCGAGGCCTTTTATTCCGAGCATTATGCCCGCATCACGTTATATACGGAAACGGACGCGGAAGGAGAGGAAGCGTTCTCTCTGATTGAGAAGGTGAAAGAAACCGCGGATGAATATTATGAAGAGAACCACCTTCTTGGGGAAAGCGTAACCTTGTATGACATGAAGAATATCGTGCAGAAGGATAACACGCTTGTCAATGCACTGACGATCATTACGGTTGCGCTTGTGCTGCTGTTGACGTTCCGTTCCATTTCGATTCCGCTGATTCTGCTT
This sequence is a window from Bacillus sp. SB49. Protein-coding genes within it:
- a CDS encoding efflux RND transporter permease subunit, with protein sequence MVDYLPQDSPSMEAMDLMEEEFDEPVENARVMIQDVSITEALQYKEDLEAIEGVSGVTWLDDVVDLKVPLEMADADMTDSYYKDNAALFSLNIAEGFEVDATDAIYELIGEDNAVAGEAVNTATSQKMTGSESAYAAALLVPIIILILVLSTTSWMEPVFFLVAIGVSVLINLGTNIFLGEVSFVTQSVAPILQLAVSLDYAIFLLHSFSDYRKQVEDPKEAMQLAMKRSFPAIIASASTTFFGFTALTFMDFGIGSDLGLNLLKGILLSFISVMIFLPALTLMFYKWIDRTKHRAFIPDFKNVGRRVMKFKVPSLILVVLLIVPAYLAQGQTSFIYGTGEQPDNTRAGQDVEAIQQEFGKNMPMVLLVPRGDRAKEEQIVQELEDMEGISSVMSYVNIVSPAIPPEFLDESMTEAFYSEHYARITLYTETDAEGEEAFSLIEKVKETADEYYEENHLLGESVTLYDMKNIVQKDNTLVNALTIITVALVLLLTFRSISIPLILLVTIQLSVWINLSFPYFSDTPLVYVGYLLISTIQLAATVDYAILFTENYNHLRKDMPALQAIKRTIDEKIFSIFVSAAILSSVGFILWMTSSNPIVSSIGLLLGRGALLAFLMVVFVLPALMVVLDPIIRKTTYKANFYKGE